A single region of the Populus nigra chromosome 2, ddPopNigr1.1, whole genome shotgun sequence genome encodes:
- the LOC133682310 gene encoding rho GDP-dissociation inhibitor 1-like: MSLAIGATSSLRNMGFDDDKKKKKKKEGGEKSGVLETRDEDHDGGVRIGSQMSESETSMYATDHEEEDDENGTNKLQLGPQYTLKEQLEKDKDDESLRKWKEQLLGSVDLNNIGGTLEPDVKFLNLSILSPGRPDIVLSIPENGKPKGLWFTLKEGSPHSLKFSFQVSNNIVSGLKYTNTVWKTGVKVDSTKEMLGTYSPQPEAYTHVNPEETTPSGMFARGSYSARSKFFDDDNKCYLEINYTFGIRKEWAAT, encoded by the exons ATGTCTTTGGCTATTGGAGCTACATCAAGTTTGAGAAATATGGGGTTTGATGacgacaagaagaagaagaagaagaaggaaggagGAGAGAAAAGTGGAGTTCTGGAAACACGTGACGAGGATCATGATGGTGGAGTGAGGATAGGAAGCCAGATGAGTGAGAGTGAGACCTCTATGTATGCGACTGATCACGAAGAGGAAGATGATGAGAACGGAACCAACAAACTTCAGCTGGGTCCTCAGTACACCCTCAAAGAACAGCTTGAAAAGGACAAG GATGATGAGAGCTTGAGGAAGTGGAAGGAGCAGCTTCTTGGGAGTGTGGATTTGAACAACATTGGAG GAACGCTTGAACCGGATGTGAAATTTCTTAATCTTTCGATCCTCTCTCCTGGTAGACCAGACATCGTACTTTCTATTCCTGAGAATGGGAAGCCCAAAGGCTTGTGGTTTACATTGAAAGAAGGCAGTCCCCATAGCTTGAAATTCTCCTTCCAAGTCAGTAATAACATTGTGTCTGGCCTCAAGTACACCAATACTGTTTGGAAAACTGGCGTCAAGG TGGACAGCACAAAAGAAATGCTTGGAACCTACAGTCCTCAGCCAGAGGCTTACACGCATGTTAATCCAGAGGAGACCACACCCTCGGGCATGTTTGCTAGAGGATCATACTCTGCAAGGTCGAAG TTTTTTGATGATGATAACAAGTGCTACTTGGAGATCAACTACACCTTTGGCATTCGAAAAGAATGGGCTGCTACTTGA
- the LOC133683090 gene encoding fimbrin-5, with product MSGFVGVLVSDPWLQSQFTQVELRSLKSKFVSTRTQSGSVTVGDLPPIFAKLRAFTEMFNEDGIKAMLGEAGFNMEEELDFESFLKAYINLQSRATKKSGGKKLKSSVSFLKAATTTFHHNINESEKASYVSHINSYLAEDRFLKKYLPLDAATNDLFDLVKDGVLLCKLINVAVPGTIDERAINTKGTLNPWERNENHTLCLNSAKAIGCTVVNIGTQDLVEARPHLVLGLISQIIKIQLLADLNLKKTPQLVELVDDSKDVEELLGLGPEKVLLKWMNFHLKKAGYSKQVTNFSSDVKDGEAYAYLLKALAPEHSSPASLDTKDPTERANMVLVQAEKLDCKGYLTSKDIVEGSPNLNLAFVAQIFQHRNGLSADTSKMSFAEMMTDDAQTSREERCFRLWINSLGTATYVNNVFEDIRNGWVLLEVLDKVSPGSVNWKLASKPPIKMPFRKVENCNQVIQIGKDLCFSLVNVAGNDIVQGNKKLILAYLWQLMRFTMLQLLKNLRSHSSHSQGKEITDADILKWANNKVKKAGRTSQMESFKDKNHSNGIFFLELLSAVEPRVVNWSVVTKGETDEDKKLNATYIISVARKLGCSIFLLPEDIIEVNQKMILTLTASIMYWSLQQQGDSESSAAEDSDVPDASPPPSVNGEKEEVLVGEISNLTVEDAVSDATHVEGKDPYMK from the exons ATGTCGGGTTTTGTGGGTGTACTTGTTTCTGATCCATGGCTTCAAAGCCAGTTCACTCAAGTCGAGTTACGCTCCCTCAAATCTAAG TTTGTGTCGACGAGGACTCAGTCCGGTAGTGTCACGGTGGGGGATTTGCCACCTATTTTTGCTAAATTGAGGGCCTTCACTGAGATGTTTAATGAGGATGGTATTAAGGCTATGTTGGGGGAGGCTGGTTTCAACATGGAAGAAGAACTCGACTTCGAATCCTTCCTTAAG GCATACATAAATTTGCAAAGCCGAGCAACTAAAAAATCAGGTGGGAAGAAACTGAAAAGCTCTGTTTCCTTTCTCAAGGCAGCCACAACTACATTTCACCATAACATCAACGAGTCAGAGAAGGCTTCCTATGTGTCCCACATTAACAGCTACTTGGCGGAAGATCGCTTCTTGAAGAAATATCTCCCATTAGATGCAGCAACAAATGACTTATTTGATCTTGTAAAAGATGGAGTTCTTCTTTG TAAGCTTATAAATGTGGCTGTTCCTGGGACCATAGATGAGCGAGCTATTAACACAAAAGGGACCCTTAATCCATGGGAAAGGAATGAGAACCACACCCTTTGCCTTAATTCTGCAAAGGCTATTGGCTGTACAGTTGTTAATATCGGCACACAGGACCTTGTTGAAGCAAGA CCCCATCTGGTACTTGGATTGATTTCTCAAATTATTAAG ATTCAGCTATTAGCCGACCTTAATCTTAAGAAAACTCCTCAACTTGTGGAATTGGTGGATGACAGCAAG GATGTGGAGGAGCTCTTGGGTTTGGGACCTGAAAAGGTTCTACTGAAATGGATGAATTTCCATCTGAAGAAAGCTGGCTACAGTAAACAGGTTACAAACTTCTCTTCTGATGTGAAG GATGGAGAGGCCTATGCTTACCTTCTCAAGGCTCTTGCCCCAGAACACAGTAGCCCTGCTTCCTTGGATACCAAGGATCCGACAGAGAGGGCAAACATGGTTCTTGTGCAGGCAGAGAAGCTGGATTGTAAAGGATATCTCACTTCTAAAGACATTGTTGAGGGATCACCAAATCTTAATCTTGCATTTGTGGCTCAAATATTCCAGCACAG AAATGGGCTGTCTGCTGATACCAGTAAGATGTCCTTCGCTGAGATGATGACAGATGATGCCCAAACTTCTCGAGAAGAGAGGTGCTTCCGACTGTGGATCAACAGTCTTGGAACTGCTACATAtgtcaataatgtttttgaGGATATCAGGAACGG ATGGGTTCTTCTAGAAGTTCTTGACAAAGTTTCTCCTGGATCAGTTAATTGGAAGCTGGCATCCAAGCCTCCTATAAAGATGCCATTTAGAAAAGTTGAGAATTGCAACCAAGTAATACAGATAGGGAAGGACTTGTGCTTCTCCCTTGTGAATGTAGCTGGAAATGACATTGTCCAAGGAAATAAGAAGCTCATATTAG CCTATTTATGGCAACTGATGAGGTTTACGATGCTTCAACTCCTGAAAAACTTAAGATCTCACTCCTCCCACTCCCAGGGTAAAGAGATTACAGATGCTGACATTCTAAAATGGGCAAACAACAAAGTGAAGAAAGCAGGTAGAACGTCTCAAATGGAGAGCTTCAAG GATAAGAACCATTCAAATGGAATTTTCTTCCTTGAGCTTCTTAGCGCAGTGGAGCCTAGAGTGGTCAACTGGAGTGTGGTTACGAAAGGAGAAACTG ACGAGGATAAGAAGTTGAATGCTACCTATATTATCAGTGTTGCCCGAAAGCTTGGGTGCTCCATCTTCTTGTTACCCGAGGACATTATAGAG GTAAATCAGAAGATGATCCTTACATTGACTGCAAGCATAATGTACTGGAGCCTGCAGCAACAGGGTGACTCAGAGTCTTCTGCTGCTGAAGACAGTGATGTTCCTGATGCATCCCCTCCCCCGTCTGTAAATGGCGAGAAAGAGGAAGTTCTGGTTGGTGAGATTTCCAATTTGACGGTGGAAGATGCAGTTTCAGATGCCACACATGTGGAGGGAAAAGATCCTTACATGAAATGA
- the LOC133683091 gene encoding BTB/POZ domain-containing protein At2g04740 isoform X1, with protein MPPNRPSSGWIIDPDLDEIDLDPSDFTSSLPLKKVPNGDVFQASRAGDVERLKYLLESGVNVNARDQWDSVALYYACLAGHLDAARMLLESGAICSEHTFDGDRCHYAALNLKVRKLLKAFEARPPPLAPLQAALRDTFLSCEANRVYLEQSEAIYHVSGLSSSGVSNANHFPPDVVFFVQGRPIEAHRVILSARSPFFKRKFKTDWRGRSEVRLAREKLSYPALYSLVHFFYSDRLEIAVDDMEDLVRICKVCKCESLQRVLEKELIHQKYAEYKALRDLDNSQKRYILQGLSLPEEDRLPAALHRVLQSSLARSTMQQNLENDVDRLVSSFDVVHMNDCVDDLADICVRVDNKIFRCHQVVLASRSEYFRARLSHMKDFHEGKVGLPSDAVPCFEEHDLSMEAFEKMVEYMYTDGLKDINPGQAEEMFDAASRYLLFPLKRAVADVLLPQLEMVSPAELCHWLILSDMYGVIKIREYCLDTIACNFETFADTRDFRAMLLTVPPPSGDSSLRTTAPSAPGAALNTDQGNLLDDLREKWLEAEAADLDKRDESALLFDKRLEMLMLVAKKESETVVDDIQDSPA; from the exons ATGCCCCCAAATCGCCCATCATCCGGATGGATAATCGACCCGGACCTGGACGAAATAGACCTTGACCCCTCCGATTTCACTTCCTCTCTTCCACTTAAAAAAGTCCCCAACGGCGACGTTTTCCAAGCCTCCCGTGCCGGTGACGTCGAACGCCTCAAATACTTGCTAGAATCAGGCGTCAATGTCAACGCGCGGGACCAGTGGGATTCCGTTGCTTTGTACTACGCTTGCCTCGCCGGACACCTTGATGCCGCCCGCATGTTGCTGGAGAGTGGGGCTATTTGCTCCGAGCACACTTTCGACGGTGACAGGTGTCACTATGCCGCTTTGAATTTGAAGGTCAGGAAGTTATTGAAGGCTTTTGAGGCCAGGCCGCCGCCTTTGGCACCGTTGCAGGCCGCCTTGAGAGATACTTTTTTGAGCTGCGAGGCTAATAGGGTTTATTTGGAACAGAGCGAGGCTATTTATCATGTTTCAG GTCTTTCATCCAGTGGGGTATCCAATGCCAATCACTTCCCTCCAGATGTCGTATTTTTTGTGCAAGGTAGGCCTATTGAAGCTCACAGAGTCATACTAAGTGCCCGGTCacctttttttaagagaaagtTCAAAACTGATTGGAGAGGCCGCAGTGAAGTGAGATTAGCAAGGGAAAAGTTGTCATATCCTGCTCTTTACAGTCTCGTTCACTTCTTTTATTCTGACAGACTGGAGATTGCTGTAGATGACATGGAAGATCTGGTAAGAATCTGCAAGGTATGCAAATGTGAATCTTTACAAAGGGTTCTTGAGAAGGAATTGATTCACCAAAAATATGCAGAGTACAAAGCACTGAGAGATCTAGACAACTCTCAGAAACGTTATATCTTACAGGGCCTATCACTTCCTGAGGAAGACAGGCTTCCTGCTGCCCTGCACAGGGTCCTTCAGAGCTCTTTGGCAAGGTCCACTATGCAACAAAACCTAGAGAACGATGTTGATAGGCTAGTATCTTCTTTTGATGTAGTGCACATGAATGATTGTGTAGATGATCTTGCCGATATTTGTGTAAGAGTTGATAATAAGATTTTTCGTTGCCATCAAGTGGTTTTGGCATCAAGGTCAGAATACTTTAGAGCAAGACTGTCCCATATGAAGGACTTTCATGAAGGGAAAGTGGGGTTACCTAGTGATGCTGTTCCTTGTTTTGAAGAACATGATTTAAGCATGGAGGCATTTGAGAAAATGGTGGAGTATAT GTATACTGATGGTTTAAAGGATATAAATCCAGGGCAG GCAGAGGAAATGTTTGATGCTGCTTCAAGATATCTATTATTTCCCCTTAAGCGTGCAGTTGCTGATGTACTGTTGCCACAACTGGAAATGGTCTCACCAGCAGAACTGTGCCATTGGCTGATACTGTCAGACAT GTATGGTGTCATCAAGATCAGGGAGTACTGTCTGGATACAATAGCCTGTAACTTTGAGACATTTGCTGATACTCGTGATTTCCGAGCAATGCTTTTAACGGTGCCTCCACCATCTGGAGATTCCTCACTCCGCACAACTGCCCCAAGCGCTCCTGGAGCTGCCCTGAATACAGACCAGGGAAATCTCCTTGATGACTTGCGAGAGAAATGGCTTGAAGCTGAAGCGGCTGATCTTGACAAGAGAGATGAGAGTGCATTACTTTTTGACAAGCGCCTGGAGATGCTTATGCTTGTGGCAAAGAAAGAATCTGAAACAGTAGTTGATGATATTCAGGATTCCCCTGCATGA
- the LOC133682805 gene encoding fasciclin-like arabinogalactan protein 7, with protein MKFSMIIVLSSTLLFSCTPLAYAQKVASPPAPTPTPSPAPAPSPPYVNLTDLLSVAGPFHNFLNYLESTKVIDTFQNQANNTDEGITIFVPKDDAFKNLKKASLSNLTQDQLKQLILFHALPHYYSLSDFKNLSQGSPVSTFAGAGGYALNFTDKSGTVHLDSGWSKTKVSSSVHSTDPVAIYQVDKVLLPEAIFGTDIPPTPAPAPAPDTSPTADSPTSDDSAGAGSAPGKSPPNSSYRINGVGIWSQLVLAIAGVLVLFL; from the coding sequence ATGAAGTTTTCTATGATTATTGTGCTTAGCAGCACACTGCTGTTTTCGTGCACTCCACTAGCATATGCTCAAAAAGTAGCTAGTCCTCCAGCACCAACCCCAACTCCATCCCCAGCACCAGCACCATCACCTCCTTACGTTAACCTCACTGATTTACTCTCTGTTGCTGGCCCATTCCACAACTTCCTTAACTACCTTGAGTCCACTAAAGTCATTGACACCTTTCAAAACCAAGCCAACAACACTGATGAAGGCATTACCATCTTCGTACCAAAAGATGATGCCTTCAAAAATCTCAAGAAGGCTTCTTTGTCAAACCTAACTCAAGACCAGCTCAAGCAACTCATTCTTTTTCATGCCTTGCCACATTATTACTCGTTGTCTGATTTCAAGAACCTTAGCCAAGGGAGCCCTGTTAGCACATTTGCTGGTGCAGGAGGATATGCTTTGAATTTCACCGATAAATCTGGGACCGTGCACCTTGATTCAGGATGGTCTAAAACTAAAGTTAGTAGTAGTGTGCATTCAACTGATCCTGTTGCAATCTATCAAGTTGACAAAGTCCTCCTTCCTGAGGCAATCTTTGGTACTGATATACCTCCAACCCCAGCTCCAGCACCAGCTCCTGACACCAGCCCTACTGCAGATTCCCCAACATCTGACGACTCAGCAGGAGCAGGGAGCGCCCCAGGAAAGTCCCCCCCAAATTCTTCTTATAGGATCAATGGTGTAGGTATTTGGAGTCAATTGGTTCTAGCTATTGCAGGTGTGCTGGTCCTGTTTTTGTAA
- the LOC133683091 gene encoding BTB/POZ domain-containing protein At2g04740 isoform X2, whose product MPPNRPSSGWIIDPDLDEIDLDPSDFTSSLPLKKVPNGDVFQASRAGDVERLKYLLESGVNVNARDQWDSVALYYACLAGHLDAARMLLESGAICSEHTFDGDRCHYAALNLKVRKLLKAFEARPPPLAPLQAALRDTFLSCEANRVYLEQSEAIYHVSGLSSSGVSNANHFPPDVVFFVQGRPIEAHRVILSARSPFFKRKFKTDWRGRSEVRLAREKLSYPALYSLVHFFYSDRLEIAVDDMEDLVRICKGLSLPEEDRLPAALHRVLQSSLARSTMQQNLENDVDRLVSSFDVVHMNDCVDDLADICVRVDNKIFRCHQVVLASRSEYFRARLSHMKDFHEGKVGLPSDAVPCFEEHDLSMEAFEKMVEYMYTDGLKDINPGQAEEMFDAASRYLLFPLKRAVADVLLPQLEMVSPAELCHWLILSDMYGVIKIREYCLDTIACNFETFADTRDFRAMLLTVPPPSGDSSLRTTAPSAPGAALNTDQGNLLDDLREKWLEAEAADLDKRDESALLFDKRLEMLMLVAKKESETVVDDIQDSPA is encoded by the exons ATGCCCCCAAATCGCCCATCATCCGGATGGATAATCGACCCGGACCTGGACGAAATAGACCTTGACCCCTCCGATTTCACTTCCTCTCTTCCACTTAAAAAAGTCCCCAACGGCGACGTTTTCCAAGCCTCCCGTGCCGGTGACGTCGAACGCCTCAAATACTTGCTAGAATCAGGCGTCAATGTCAACGCGCGGGACCAGTGGGATTCCGTTGCTTTGTACTACGCTTGCCTCGCCGGACACCTTGATGCCGCCCGCATGTTGCTGGAGAGTGGGGCTATTTGCTCCGAGCACACTTTCGACGGTGACAGGTGTCACTATGCCGCTTTGAATTTGAAGGTCAGGAAGTTATTGAAGGCTTTTGAGGCCAGGCCGCCGCCTTTGGCACCGTTGCAGGCCGCCTTGAGAGATACTTTTTTGAGCTGCGAGGCTAATAGGGTTTATTTGGAACAGAGCGAGGCTATTTATCATGTTTCAG GTCTTTCATCCAGTGGGGTATCCAATGCCAATCACTTCCCTCCAGATGTCGTATTTTTTGTGCAAGGTAGGCCTATTGAAGCTCACAGAGTCATACTAAGTGCCCGGTCacctttttttaagagaaagtTCAAAACTGATTGGAGAGGCCGCAGTGAAGTGAGATTAGCAAGGGAAAAGTTGTCATATCCTGCTCTTTACAGTCTCGTTCACTTCTTTTATTCTGACAGACTGGAGATTGCTGTAGATGACATGGAAGATCTGGTAAGAATCTGCAAG GGCCTATCACTTCCTGAGGAAGACAGGCTTCCTGCTGCCCTGCACAGGGTCCTTCAGAGCTCTTTGGCAAGGTCCACTATGCAACAAAACCTAGAGAACGATGTTGATAGGCTAGTATCTTCTTTTGATGTAGTGCACATGAATGATTGTGTAGATGATCTTGCCGATATTTGTGTAAGAGTTGATAATAAGATTTTTCGTTGCCATCAAGTGGTTTTGGCATCAAGGTCAGAATACTTTAGAGCAAGACTGTCCCATATGAAGGACTTTCATGAAGGGAAAGTGGGGTTACCTAGTGATGCTGTTCCTTGTTTTGAAGAACATGATTTAAGCATGGAGGCATTTGAGAAAATGGTGGAGTATAT GTATACTGATGGTTTAAAGGATATAAATCCAGGGCAG GCAGAGGAAATGTTTGATGCTGCTTCAAGATATCTATTATTTCCCCTTAAGCGTGCAGTTGCTGATGTACTGTTGCCACAACTGGAAATGGTCTCACCAGCAGAACTGTGCCATTGGCTGATACTGTCAGACAT GTATGGTGTCATCAAGATCAGGGAGTACTGTCTGGATACAATAGCCTGTAACTTTGAGACATTTGCTGATACTCGTGATTTCCGAGCAATGCTTTTAACGGTGCCTCCACCATCTGGAGATTCCTCACTCCGCACAACTGCCCCAAGCGCTCCTGGAGCTGCCCTGAATACAGACCAGGGAAATCTCCTTGATGACTTGCGAGAGAAATGGCTTGAAGCTGAAGCGGCTGATCTTGACAAGAGAGATGAGAGTGCATTACTTTTTGACAAGCGCCTGGAGATGCTTATGCTTGTGGCAAAGAAAGAATCTGAAACAGTAGTTGATGATATTCAGGATTCCCCTGCATGA